The region CGCATTTTCAGCGAATCGGACGCGATCGGCGACCGATACGGCGTCACCGAGCACCAACGGGAAGCCCTCCTCGCGGCCCTCGACGAAGGGTACTTCGACGTCCCGCGGGAGACGACGCTCTCGGCGATCGCGGCCACGCTCGACATCTCAGACCAGGCGCTGTCCGCTCGCCTCCGTCGCGGCCAGGCGAACCTGCTCCAAAACACGTTACGAAAACCGGATGCCCCGGATGAACCGGGTGAATGGGACCCGTCTTAAAACGTTGACCACCCAATCGTGGTCGTTTCCCCCGTCACGCCGCTAACCGAGGTATGGAGATTGAAAGCGCAGCCGTCGAGTCACCGCCGCAGGACGGAATCAGCGGGTCCACGTACCGCGCCGACGCGGAGCAACCGCTCAGCGAGGCGGTCATCGACGCGATCGCCACGGAGTCGGGGGTCGACGTCCTCGAACTCGCCGACGAATTCGGACCGCTGTACGACGTGATCGACCCGTCGGCGCTGGATTCGCTGTTCCAGTCCACGGGCGCCGCGGACCGTTCCGTCGGGACCGTCACGTTCGACTACGCGGGGTATCGGATCACGGTCGACCAGGCGGGCGAGGTAACGCTCGCCGAGCAATAATCGGGTTTTCGAGGCGGCAGTCTCGGCGCTGCAATACCGGACGAGAGACCTGGCTGTGGTAGCTGTTCAATGTTCGATTTTCGATTCTTCGGTCCTCAGCGGTAGTGGCATCGTCGGCCGCCGGTCGTCAGTCGCTGGTCGTCAGACACCGATCGCCGATCAGGCGTCGGTCCGCGGCAGGGCGACGACCGGGACCGCCGCCTCTTTCACCAGGCGGCGGGCCACGTCGCCGGCGAGCAGGTCCGCGAATCGACCCCCCTTGCGGGGCTCGAAGACGACGGCGTCGACGGCGCGGTCCTCGGCCGCCTCGAAGATCCGTTCGACGACGTCGGTTCCGAAGAGGATCGCCGTCTCGACCGTGCCCGGCGCGTCCGCGAGCGGGCCGCGGGCGCGCTCGAAGATTTCTCCGGCGTACTCCTCGCGCTGCTCGACCGAGGCCTTGTCCGGCGCGC is a window of Natrinema salifodinae DNA encoding:
- a CDS encoding HalOD1 output domain-containing protein translates to MEIESAAVESPPQDGISGSTYRADAEQPLSEAVIDAIATESGVDVLELADEFGPLYDVIDPSALDSLFQSTGAADRSVGTVTFDYAGYRITVDQAGEVTLAEQ
- a CDS encoding universal stress protein, whose protein sequence is MTLSFDGTILVPVADPDDGERTAAALAPYLEPSSTVVVVNVIEKADGAPDKASVEQREEYAGEIFERARGPLADAPGTVETAILFGTDVVERIFEAAEDRAVDAVVFEPRKGGRFADLLAGDVARRLVKEAAVPVVALPRTDA